Genomic window (Mus caroli chromosome 14, CAROLI_EIJ_v1.1, whole genome shotgun sequence):
TGGTTCTAATTCACTACATAACAGCATAACTTAGACTTCTTTCATGCATACTAAGAAAATAATCTACCAAGAGCTACACCCCTAGCTCTTTTCTTCACACTAttactaatttattatttttcttttttttaagatagatttatttatttatttatttatttatttattatatgtaagtacactgtagctgtcttcagacacaccagaagagggcatcagatctcattacgggtggttgtaagccaccatgtggttgctgggatttgaacttcggacctttggaagagcagtcgggtgctcttacccactgagccatctcacNNNNNNNNNNNNNNNNNNNNNNNNNNNNNNNNNNNNNNNNNNNNNNNNNNNNNNNNNNNNNNNNNNNNNNNNNNNNNNNNNNNNNNNNNNNNNNNNNNNNNNNNNNNNNNNNNNNNNNNNNNNNNNNNNNNNNNNNNNNNNNNNNNNNNNNNNNNNNNNNNNNNNNNNNNNNNNNNNNNNNNNNNNNNNNNNNNNNNNNNNNNNNNNNNNNNNNNNNNNNNNNNNNNNNNNNNNNNNNNNNNNNNNNNNNNNNNNNNNNNggcagaggcaggtagatttctgagttcgaggccagcctggtctacaaagtgagttccaggacagccagggctatacagagaaaccctgtcttgaaaaacaaaaacaaaacaaaacaaaaaaaaatttttttcatatgtttgtgtctgcttgaatgtgtatttgtatgaCATATGTGCgtggtacccacagaagccagaagagggcatcatatctcctgGAAATGGAGGTAGCAGATAGTTATGAGTCACTacttgggtactgggaattgaacctgggtcctctggaagagcagccagtgagccagggctcttaactgctgagccatctctctagccctttgtCTGCATGCTTAATAGCCAGATCTTCCTTTATTGGTAGAACCTTTTTTCCATCTCTGATTACAATGTTGGCTCTCAAACATCATAAAGTATTATCATCTTGATCTACAGATCCACTGTTGTCAGCAGGCTGCTTGAGGTCTGGGAAAGACTGATGAACAGCCTccaaactcaaacaaaacaacacacacacacaagttgtgTTTTGGTAGGAAGtggttagggaaaaaaaaattcctaaaggAATACCTAGACATTGCCTGTACACTGGGCAAGTATCTTTTGAAAAACAGAATCTGTTTTAAAAAGCCTTTCCCCCCTCACAGTGAAGTCACATCCACTGGAGGTTGTTTGGGGATGAGGCTGACTGAGGAAGTTAGGTATTTTTACACCATATGTTCAGCTTTGGCAGGAGAAAAGGGTGGGAAGAGAATCTCCACATTAGGGATTGCCAACATCACACCCCATCTGGCTATTTAGTCATAAAATAAGGAGAAACACACAAAAACTTGGCCAAAACACCTTTaatgatgaaggaaaaaaattctaatatCTCCCCTCTCGGCTCTTACACATTTCACTGTGTTAGGGAGCTCTGGAGCCCACTACTTTAGAGAATCGTCATTGACATCAGCTAACAGCAAAATTCAGTCTTCTCAGAACTCCTGTTCCACAGGATCCTATGTTAAGAGTAAATACTACATCTCACTACAAGACAGAGAGACGGGGGGAAACCACTTGAAGCTCTGTCTCTcaacttctagaaaaaaaataagacataagCTCTGGCCCATGGTCAGGCAAaactgggggaggaaaggggttttgAGAAGACAGCAAGGGAAATACAAGGGGTGAGGGAATAAAATAGGGAGTCATCTAAAACTAAAAACATTCTAGTGAcaggaagcccccccccccctccatggcccctgGTGCCTCTGCATACCACGTCACCATTAGCTCAAAGAAAACGTTCATACTCACAAGAGCTGAACATCGAAGTCCCCTTACATCAAGTCCTGTTCTTCATCAAATAGATTCCCAGGAATGCCTGTTTTAGCAACAGCCCTCAACTCCCCATCATTGCTTAAACAACCATCCTCACCAACAAGGCTCTTTAGAGTTAGGAACTTCATACTCCCTAAACTATCACATGAGAGACCTCTTCGTAGGAAACCTGCTTGTTGGTTGAGAGGACATGATGGGAAGCTGGAGTAGTCCTGGCATCTTGACCAGCCACTATCTTTGCCTCAATGTGGCGAGTCAAGGAACATACTGCAAAAAGGATCCCAGTCCTTCACTTGTCCCTACCTTCTAGGGCGGGTCACCAATTGCTAGAATATCTTCATTGCCAGCACTCTCTGGAGCagggggggagaagaaagaagttacagtttcttctttcttccagtgTGCTTGTTGGGCACAGCTTCAACTTCcggaggctgaagtaggaaggAGGCTAtgttctcctctgcctctctggatCATGTCACTGGAGTCACCTTGTCAAACACAGTTCCTGGGCTTTAACAGCAATGATGGTACTAGGCCCCAAGTGGCAATGCAGGTAGATCCAGAACTCCAGGGCTCAGTGGAAAACTGGGTAGTGgttgcagaaagaaaagaaacctaccACCCCTTACAAGCTTCTCAAGGAGGTCCCGGCCCTAGAAAGTCTTGCAGGGTGACTCGGTCAAGATCACCAAGGAGCAGCGCTGGGTCTTCCATGGACAATTGCCTGCCCCTTGGACCAAGGCTGCCACTCCAAGGGTGGGGATTCTAGTATACCTgccaaagggaaagggagaagaggagagagctcCCCCTTGAGAATGTAAAAGCTTTAGGGAATTTGTTTTCCTTAGTTACACAGAACAAAAAGGTGATAAGAATTTCTTAAGGGGACATTCTCTTTCAAAGGCAATAGGCAAGCTCAGGGACTAGAGGAGAAGCCACTAGAAACATTATGTCAGGACTTGAGAAAGGACAAGAGGAGGGTGAGTAAATCTTGGAGGTCCCTCTATGAAGCCTCTCAggtttctgctctctgggtcATAGAGGACCAGGTACAGAAGCAGGCTCATGGCATGGTGGGGTCATCTTTTCGAGGGAATGGGGAGAGCCCtggagaagggatggaggaggaaCAGCCAGGGACCAAGGAAAGAGTAGCAATATTCGGAGGGCCATGGGGTGCAAAGGGCGGTACCTGGTGGTGAGCCAACAGCATGTGCTTCTTGAGGGTAGCACGGTCGAGGAAGCCCTGCCTGCAGAAGACACAAGTGAAGAGTGGCCCATCCTTGGGATGGGTCTTCTGATGCTCCTCCAGAGCTGTCTGGGTAGGAAAGCTCTGGCCACACACTTCACAGGCCTTCCTGCCGCTGCTCTCTCCGGGATCCTTCTTCATGGCTTCCGGTAAGTTCAGCTCTTCCACCAAAGGGGTGCTGGTGCCCTCTCCTTCTTGGGTGAGGGCTGCCATCGGGCTTGAGGTTGCCTCCAGTTTGGCTTCTTCCTCCGTGGCTCCGGAAACATCACTGGTTCCCTGCTCCATGGGTTGGGGATGATCCAGGTTGTCGGGTGGTGGCGGAGGTGGCGGCAGAGTGTGTTGAGGGGCTTTCTCATTACTGTCCATCTCCTTCACAGTGGTGGGTGCTGCTACTGATGTTGCTACTTCTTCCTCTGCCCCAGATACCTCTTCTGAGTCACCTCGTACTGATATGGCCTTCTCTCCCCCACTCTCAGAGCCTCTTCCTGCTAGGGAATCTTCATCTGtcacatcttcctcctcttcctcatcctcttcctcttcctcagacaTCTCCTCTTCTGGAGATGGCTGCTGAGACTGCGGCTGGGGGAAACTCCCTGGTCCAGAAGCTGTAGACTGCTCAGAGCTGTTTTCCTGGGCAGCTCCCCCACCTTCAGAAAGTGTGGAACCCCCGTTGGGGATCTGGCCCCCCAGGTGCATCCGAACATGTTGCTGCAGAGTGACAGCATTAGTGAACTTCTTCTGACAAATGGGGCAGGAGTTCTGAGCCCGGGCAGCTGGACTGGTCTTGTGACCCACGAAATGTGCGCGCAAATTGCCCCTTGTGGAGAAAGCTCGGCCACACACTTTACACTTGAAGGGCCGCTCACCTCCATGTTGGCCATAATGCAGGCGTAGAGCCCGAGGGCAACTCAGGACCCGAAGACAGATGACACACTGGTTAGGTCCAGAAGCGGAGGAGGAAGGTGCAGGGGCAGAAGTGGTGGGAGCTCCCGAGGCAGTAGACGCCACCGCCACAGCTCCTTGGCGGTCAATCTTTTCTACTAGCTGCTgcagctttgaggtctcagaaggcGAAGCCCCCAAGGGTTCTAGGACATAAGGGAAGGGGAAACTTCCAGTTGACTTCAAGTGATTAGTAAGCAGTGCCCAACTCGGTAGTGATGTCACCAGCTTACTTAGCTGCATCCGGGTTGCTGAGCCACTGTCTGCTACTCCAGCGATGGCAGAGCCCTCACTCCCTGGGGGCGTGTTCTCATCCGCTTTACTCTTGGGTTCCACTGCCTTCATGAGCACAAACTTGTTGAAAGTAGGGAGCCCAGGAGCCACTGCTGTGCTTGTGCCAGTGGAGAGCAGTGTCAGGCTCTCTGTGGCACTGAGTGCTGTGGTGGAGGCCACTAGGGGTTTGCGTTCAACACCTCCGCCTGGTGtggctgcctcctcttctgctttctctggtgGCACAGACATTCCATAAGGCAGCCCACTGCTGGTGATGACGTAGTCTAGGTGCTCCGGTACTGGATGTGGATTCATTTGCACATGTGGGTACTTCTCACGATGCCGGTGAAAATGTACTTTGAGGTTGCCCCGAGTAGTGAAACGGTTACCACAGACGTTGCACTTATAGGGCCTCTCACCAGTGTGGGAACGAAGGTGGATCTGTAGGGCGCTGTCACTGCCGAATACTTTTGCACAAAAGCGGCATTTGTGCCTTCCACCGGGTTTCTCCAAGGAACTGATCACTTCCCCATAGCCCAGTTCACCACTTCCGTTCTTTGGCTTCAGGagccctggggaggcagcagCCTCAAGGCCCCTTGCTGCCCCAAGACACTGAGCTGCCAGGAGTCCGGTGGTGCCTGGGAATGCCAGATGAGGTGAAGCAATCAGCTGATCCGTGCTGCCTGGCAGCgcaggggaaggggcaggggtgggTTTGTGGCTCCGCCCAACCCCTCCTACAGAGAAGGGATGCTGTGATCCCAGTGGATGGTAAAGGTGGAAGAAAGCCTGCTTAGGCGGTTCAGCTCCAGAGGGGGAGGATGACGAAGAGGAAGATGCCAGTGTCTTGCCAGTTTGCGCTGGCTTGATGGGACTGAAGAGAGGCAGTAGGGGCTTGGTGGAAGAGGTAGCCCCTGTCCCAGGTAGCTCTGAGGGACTGGCAGGGGCACCCACGGTCTGCCCCAAGGAGCCAAGTAGCAGCACCTGGCGGCAGATTTGTTCAGTCATCTGCATCTGGTGAATCTGGCGCTGCTGCAGCACCCGCAACTCTTCCAAGATCAGAGGAATGTTCAAGTGGCCACTGCCTACacctggagggggagggggaggtgggggaggagggggtgcaGGAGTGGATTCTGGAGGTAATGGGGTTGCTCCCAGCTTTGGACTGGCCAAGATCAggcccccacctcccccagccgCTGTACCTGTGGCAGCGACCAGGAATTGCCCAGAAGATTCCTCTCCCCTCCGCTCTGGCCCCCAAGTGGGATCCGGGGGCCCAGAGGACCCAGAATCTGGGGGATTGCTGTGCTCTGTATCCATGACCTGGGACCTACTGTGGCCCTCTGGTCGGGGCGCAGAGGAGGCTGAAGAGTTGCTGGGATTCTCCTGGCCTCCAATTATCACCATTACCGGTGGGTCAGTGCAACATGAGTTCTGGTGAGCGAGGAATTCGGTCGGGTCAGAGAATTGTGCGCAGCATTTGGCACAGACTTGAGGGTGGTCTTCCTCGCTAGCATCACCTGGGgagaagacaaggagaaaagTGTGGGTAATGCCACAGTGTTGGATAACGGAGGCTCTAAAGAACGGGCGGCCCAGGAACCTCCGGTTAGGGTCGGAATTTAAGCTTACAGTCAGACCCTGCAGGAAGCTAGCGCTCAGACCAGATCCGACAATCGTGGTTCCTGGACACCCAGCAAAACGGGGGTTGGGGGATAGGGCGCGCACTCTCCGAGCCTCCTCCgttacccctccccctcctctggcCCAGGAAGGGTGAGAATGGATGTGAGACCTGGGGCCTATGTGCAGAATCACACATTTTATCCGCCCACTTAAAGTCCTTACACGCGAGTGTTCCCTCGGCCCCCATCTCTGCCCAAGCCTGGCCCTACCGCACCTCCGCGCTCCGCAGGCTCCCCGCAGGGTCCCCCGAGTCGAGAGCTGCTCCCGGTTTCCTGCGCCATGGCCGTGGGAAGTGGAAGGCGGGATGGGTTAGGACACAATGGGTATCCGGTCTGGGGAGGCCGCTTTGGCGCTGCGGCAGTCTCTGCACCCAGCGGCCCAGACTGCGGAGGAGATCGGCGGTGGCGGGGGCAGGGAGCAGCGgcggagggggggagggaagcgAGAAGGCGCggaggaggggaggagctggAGCGCGAAAGCTGGTagtggggagatgggggaggagagttTGTGGGGGGAAGCTGCCAGGGAGGGAGACGAAAGCTGGAGGAGGCGAGAGCGGAGAGtgcggggggagggggcggggcgggggcaaGTCTAGGAAGCTTTACTCCGGCTCTGGGTCAGGTGTCAGTGAGGCACCTTAGGGGTCCACTGTGCCCTATCCTCTGCCAGCTCCCCACCCCAGATGTCTTTATCCTAGCTGCTTCCACTGGGTCAGCCTCAAGCCCACAGTGGGAAACATTGCCCGCTCAATAGATTAAGGCGATAGGCTTCAGTAATTTTTCTTTGGATAAAGGATCTGCTGAGCTCGGAAAACGTGGATTCCAAAGGGTGGTCAGCTCGCCTCAGAGGTCGGAGGACAAGAATGGGAGGAGCGGCCTCAAACACCCACCCCTTACCAGCTCGCACACCGCAGAATGATCTCAAGTTTTGTCTTCACCCCTACTCCCATCTTACCCTCATCTCTCTTCACAAAAGAAgtttggggagggggatgggttGCAAGATAGAATTCCCAAGGGAGTCATTTGAGGGCCCCTTCTTGAGGAACACCAAGCCCTTCCCCCAGAGTTACAGCTCAACACAAGCTAGTCCACAGGCCACACGGGCCATATACCAAATGCAGAGTTCCTACTTTTAAAAAAGCCCTCCTCTCCGGTTCGGTACCCTCTTTCCAACCCACCCCCGTCCCTAATGCGGACAATTAAAAAAGATATTAGCTTACAAAGGCCTAAGGAGGTCCACCCAGCTCCAaccctggggggaggggagctcctTCTGAAACAATGGGGAAGATGCGGAATGGGCTTTCACAGTCTGCAGCTCAGGATCCAAAGCTCCTATCGGGCCCCAAGCGGATTTCAATTCCTAAACAGGACTGACACCTGCTCACCTCCATCGGGCCCTGCCTTTTATTCAGAGGGAGTAAATAGGGATAAGGTGCCGCAGACCAGGTATTctgcattctttttcttccttgaacTGAAATTTAAAGGGTCCCCTACTTcctaaaaatcctttttttttttttgagacaaggtttctctgtgtgaccctggctgtcctggaactcactctgtagaccaggctgacctcgaactcagaaaaacgcctgcctctgcctcccaattgctggggttaaaggcgtgcgccaccactgcccggcaaaatcCCGTATTTTtacgtggaaaaaaaaaaaaaagtgatctcAGGTCTTGGATTTGCGTTTTGGTGGTAGCAATAAATAAactcatatttctttttctttcttttttcttttttctttttgaaatgttcAGTGTAACCCAAGTTGACTTTGAAGTCagcaaccttcctgcctcagcttcccaaatgctagggCTACAACTATGGCTTCCTCAGtactgtttgtttttgaaacatggtctttATAGCTGAGTCTAGTGGTAAACTCCCAACCTTCCTCAAATTCTACAATCACAGTCTTCCCAGTTCTGTTTTTGCCTGGTTGATAAGCTGGAGCCAGTTACACGGAATATGCTCCATCCCCCTTTTaataaaaagacaatattttacaGACACTATCtttatcagaaaaatattttgaaagcagACAAATTGCAAACcgtttgtttttgtggtgctggcGATGGAACTTTGTACCAAGTGACCCACCACGGAGCTGTATGCCTAGACTAGGGAATGCTTGAAGCATAGTATTAACATATGTGGGACTTTTTCCCTCCAAAAGAGAATATAAATtaggaactttttaaaatttgaagattCTTAAATATTATGGATTaggaaatttatattttaataagagaACCTAAGATACACATACAACTAAAATAATATctttttgcttgttgttttttttttttttttttcgagacagggtttctctgtgtggcccctggctgtcctggaactcactctgtagaccaggcgggcctcgaacttACTACATAGCACAGCCTGGCTAGCCTCTTCCTGCTCCTACTACCCATGGACTCAGATTATTATAAACCTGATTCACCATGTCCACTGCATCCCAACATTGTGGGGATGAACCTAGGATCCCACAAATGCTAGAGCAAGAGCTCTTCTACTGAGCACCAGCCTCATCCTTCAGCTCCCCAATCTTGTTAATTTCTCAGTGGCATCACTGGCCTATGTCTAGGTTAAAGAGCCTTAGAGGAAGGGGAGTATGTGCCCCAATCTAATCAAAATTTCAGTACATACTtgagagtggtggcacacacctttgaccccagcactcaggaggcaattagttcaaagccagcctggtctacgtagggAGCTCCAGACCATcttgggttatatagtgagaccctgtcttaaaaaaaaaaaaaaaaagtagggccgggcgtggtggcgcacgcctttaatcccagcactcgggaggcagaggcaggcgaatttctgagttcgaggccagcctggtctacaaagtgagtgccaggacagccagggctacacagaagagaaaccctgtctcgaaaaaaaacaaaacaaaacaaaacaaaaaaaagtaaacagctactgtatttataaactgaaaatagccaggcagttgtggcgcatgtctttaattccagcaatacaaacagaggcaagtgaatgaatctctgagtttgagaccaccctggtcaaataaataaataaataaataacacaatcttatgttttaaaactttggataatcccagggctggagaaatggctcagtggttaagagcatccagaggtcctgagttcaattcccagcaaccacatgggggcacACAACCATCTAtccctgggatctgatgccctcttccggcatGCAGTTGTATATATAGATAGagcactcatttacataaaataaatctttaaaaaaaaaaaaagagagaagaaaagatttaGCCTTATAAGCCTCATGAATCAGAGCACTGAAATGGATGAGCTAACTCTGTTTTTCTAAGACCTGACCCTTGCAAACGGAGATGGAGTTCAGGGTTTCAGTTTGTCCGAGACACAGCTAAGGACAGTGTGCTTTagttttacagataaggaaactgaagctcaCAGAGGTTAAGCGACTTTTCCAAGTCCACAGAGTAATTCAATGGAGCAGCAGTCACCACTCTGGCTCCTGTCCAGTTTCCCATGCGCATCCTAAAGCTGTAGAAAGGAGCCTGTGTGgctcctccctgccctcaagTCAGAGAGAGGGAATCAGATGGAGACTTTCTACCGAGCGTTCGTTAATTAGCACTGAACATTTGATATCCAGTTGCTGCTCTGTCAAGTccttggacaagaaaagaaatccttttcttttcttcttctcctgggAAACAGTGTCCCCTTTCTTGCTTTGTAATGAAATGTGCTTTCTGATGTGTCATTTGATCTACACCCTTTAAGGTAAGTTTAGTTCCTGGTGAAAGGTGATGTATCAGCAGCTGCTGTAAGAGGAACCACCCACTCCTAGGCACCCCTATTCACTCAGTGCCTATCCTGAAAAAGAGAGCGAGATTCTCGTGCAGACAGGGCTAAAGTCACAGAACACAGGGACATGCTAAGCAGGTGACGGTACACCTAGGTAGCAGGAAAGGGGTCTGTGATGGATGTGGACCTGCACATGCTTGTTCAAATTTACGAAgagctgaaaaaaataaaataaaataaaataacaaacaaacaaaaaaccaagtagCTTCTCTTCTAGGCCTAGTGTCCAGAAGCTGGGGGTCTAGTTCAGTAGGTAGAGTGCCTGGCACAAGCACAAACCCCTGGGTTTCAATCCCCAACATaaaccaggcacacacacctgtaatcccagcactttggagttGGAGGCAGCTGAATCAGAAGATCAAGGGTATCCTTATTGACTTCAACATAAGTTAGTGGCTAGCCTGAACTATATAAGACACTAtctgaaaaataagcaaaaaaccTGGTACCCCGATAAGCTGCTTCAGGCTTGGGAGAGAATGGTTAGGAAGAACACAGTCAAAACCACATAGGGCCTGGGCAGCAGAGTGGTGTATCTaaacagtggctctcagcctttaCTGTCGTTAGGACTGCCTTTAGAGCTTTAGGACATTCTGATGTCTTGGGATGGGACTGTAACTCAAAAGGAGTCCCTGAGTTCAATCacaaacagaagaaggaagggagggagggagggagggagggaggNNNNNNNNNNNNNNNNNNNNNNNNNNNNNNNNNNNNNNNNNNNNNNNNNNNNNNNNNNNNNNNNNNNNNNNNNNNNNNNNNNNNNNNNNNNNNNNNNNNNNNNNNNNNNNNNNNNNNNNNNNNNNNNNNNNNNNNNNNNNNNNNNNNNNNNNNNNNNNNNNNNNNNNNNNNNNNNNNNNNNNNNNNNNNNNNNNNNNNNNNNNacacacacacacacataccccaaaccaaacaaacaaaaaaacccatctcAAGGCTAAAATACATTCAAAGGCCCTAAGGGCAGGATCCAAGCATCTTCATTATCATCTCCATCACCATaaccatcatcattattattagtcTGAAACAAAATCTTACTACATAACTTTGAGTCTGAGACTGCAATGTAggctagactggcctcaaactcagagatagaACTGCTCAAGATGAACGGTGTCtgacaccactgcccagtaaGCATTaggtttttgtctgtctgtttgtttgttttttaaaagatttatttatctattcattttatttaaatgagtacaccatagctgtcttcagacacaccagaagagagatcccattacagatggttgtgagccaccatgcggttgctgggatttgaactcgggacctctggaagagcagtcagtgctcttaaccgctgagccatctctccagcctaagcaTTAGTGTTTTATGAAGTTCCACATGTATTCCATTGTACTGCTGAAGGCTGGGAAGGAGCTTTTTAGTGGAAGAGCAATTACCTAGCACAAATTGAGGCTTTGAGTTTAATCCTAAgtgaacacatgcatgtatacacacacacacacacacacacacacacacacacacacacacacacagagtggacaTGAGTGCCTGTCACTCCAGCGTCTGGCTGTGTCACTATTTAATTTCTGAGCTACATAGAGTAAGACCCTGATATACATTACAGATATCAATGAGGTTAAAACTatggtctgctgctgctgctgtccagtGGCAAAGTATTATCAGTCCACGGGCCTTGGGTTCTGTGTCCAGCACATACATAATCCCAGCCCACAGCACCCAAGAAGAGGCAAGTACTCCAATAATAGAGCTTCAAGGACTATGCTCTTCAAACCTTCCCCTATTCCTCACAAGTGCTACCTGAATTAAATCACTGCTCATCGGCAGCCTCGGTAAATAGAAATAGACTTGTAAATGTTGCCAAGATCACTTTTTAGAGATTGTACCACTGTCTCTTTTCTCAGTCTTCTCTACTAAGCTCATACACGTCGTTCTTTGCCAAACCAAACTGCTATACTGAAACCTACAGATGCACCCATAGCCTGTTCCACATGGTAGATGAGAGGCAAGATGActcagataccaggtaccaagtgAGGAAGACATTTGTGTAGAATCCAAGCACTGTCTTGAAGCTCAAAGGTATTTTAGAGATCTGACCCTTCACTGAGCACAAATAGTAAATTAAAGTcccagttggtttttttttttttctcttttcaatttgAGGAgaatctctgactctgtctctctgtctctcttcctctcttcctttcttcctttcatcttgtctctctgtagccctggatggcttgaaactcattctgtataccaggctacctggaactcacagagattcatttaACTTTTTCTCCTGAGTGCAAAGATTAAAACTGTGtaattgtgtgccaccatgccttattcttattcttttttcttttcttttcttttctttttttttttgagacaaggtttctgagtagccttggctatcctgaaactggCTCTGTGgacctaggttggcctcaaactcagagatctgcctccctctgcctccaagttttgggattaaatggatgcatttgctgttcttgcagaggacccaggtttggttcccagcacccacaggggagctcacaactgactgtaactccagttctacagGATCTGACCCcctctgaccccctcttctggcctctacaagcaccaagcacacatgtagaACACTggcatatatgcaggtaaaacacccatacacataaaataaaataaagacattaataataaaaataatgaaatgaagacagctagatgtggtagcacatgcctttaatctcagcattcaggtgactgaggcaaacagatctcttgtgagttcaaggccagctagggctacttagtgagtgagaccctgtctcagaataaacaacaaacaaacaaacaagtcagtGTAGGGCAGCTGATGATGGAGGAGTGGGAAGGAATAAAATGAAGGAAGTGCAAGAACAGAACTGTGGAGCACAGCCCCTGCATGTGTCCCTGGTGAGCACTATGGTCTGGCAGCCCACACCTGAGATCCACATGGGTATGGATGTTGGCATAAGCTTCTGATCCCAggcctggggaggctgaggcagaaggatcaggggTTCACAGagagccagtctgagctacagtgATGCcatcaccaaaacaaaaccaagcaaccaaaacacaaaacaaaatgaggagtggggggtggggtgggtggggtgggtggggtgggtggggttcCCTTCCttgaaaacttaggaaagaaagaatttgtCCAGGGTTAAAAGGTCATATCATATATCCTTGAGCACCAgactagtttaatttttttttttccgggacagggtttctctgtgtagccctagctgtcctggaactcactctgtagaccaggctggccttgaattcagaaatccacctgcctctgcctcccaagtgctgggattaaaggcatgcaccactgcccagctccagttAATTTGAAAACCCAGTTTTCTCCAAAGGAGGGCGAAGGGCAGtgtgatgcatgtctttaatcccagcatttaggaggcagagacaagcagatctctttgagcttgaggctagcctggtctacagagtaccaagacagcaaaacaaacagagaaaatctgtctcaaggacaaacaaacaaatgaagaaaaacaaaaaacaaaaaagaaagaaagaaaaagaaaaagtgggttttctgtttccttatccCAAATTCTAGCCAAGGCTAAGT
Coding sequences:
- the Sall2 gene encoding sal-like protein 2 isoform X3, encoding MSRRKQRRPQQLISDCEGPSASENGDASEEDHPQVCAKCCAQFSDPTEFLAHQNSCCTDPPVMVIIGGQENPSNSSASSAPRPEGHSRSQVMDTEHSNPPDSGSSGPPDPTWGPERRGEESSGQFLVAATGTAAGGGGGLILASPKLGATPLPPESTPAPPPPPPPPPPPGVGSGHLNIPLILEELRVLQQRQIHQMQMTEQICRQVLLLGSLGQTVGAPASPSELPGTGATSSTKPLLPLFSPIKPAQTGKTLASSSSSSSPSGAEPPKQAFFHLYHPLGSQHPFSVGGVGRSHKPTPAPSPALPGSTDQLIASPHLAFPGTTGLLAAQCLGAARGLEAAASPGLLKPKNGSGELGYGEVISSLEKPGGRHKCRFCAKVFGSDSALQIHLRSHTGERPYKCNVCGNRFTTRGNLKVHFHRHREKYPHVQMNPHPVPEHLDYVITSSGLPYGMSVPPEKAEEEAATPGGGVERKPLVASTTALSATESLTLLSTGTSTAVAPGLPTFNKFVLMKAVEPKSKADENTPPGSEGSAIAGVADSGSATRMQLSKLVTSLPSWALLTNHLKSTGSFPFPYVLEPLGASPSETSKLQQLVEKIDRQGAVAVASTASGAPTTSAPAPSSSASGPNQCVICLRVLSCPRALRLHYGQHGGERPFKCKVCGRAFSTRGNLRAHFVGHKTSPAARAQNSCPICQKKFTNAVTLQQHVRMHLGGQIPNGGSTLSEGGGAAQENSSEQSTASGPGSFPQPQSQQPSPEEEMSEEEEEDEEEEEDVTDEDSLAGRGSESGGEKAISVRGDSEEVSGAEEEVATSVAAPTTVKEMDSNEKAPQHTLPPPPPPPDNLDHPQPMEQGTSDVSGATEEEAKLEATSSPMAALTQEGEGTSTPLVEELNLPEAMKKDPGESSGRKACEVCGQSFPTQTALEEHQKTHPKDGPLFTCVFCRQGFLDRATLKKHMLLAHHQVY
- the Sall2 gene encoding sal-like protein 2 isoform X2, giving the protein MAQETGSSSRLGGPCGEPAERGGDASEEDHPQVCAKCCAQFSDPTEFLAHQNSCCTDPPVMVIIGGQENPSNSSASSAPRPEGHSRSQVMDTEHSNPPDSGSSGPPDPTWGPERRGEESSGQFLVAATGTAAGGGGGLILASPKLGATPLPPESTPAPPPPPPPPPPPGVGSGHLNIPLILEELRVLQQRQIHQMQMTEQICRQVLLLGSLGQTVGAPASPSELPGTGATSSTKPLLPLFSPIKPAQTGKTLASSSSSSSPSGAEPPKQAFFHLYHPLGSQHPFSVGGVGRSHKPTPAPSPALPGSTDQLIASPHLAFPGTTGLLAAQCLGAARGLEAAASPGLLKPKNGSGELGYGEVISSLEKPGGRHKCRFCAKVFGSDSALQIHLRSHTGERPYKCNVCGNRFTTRGNLKVHFHRHREKYPHVQMNPHPVPEHLDYVITSSGLPYGMSVPPEKAEEEAATPGGGVERKPLVASTTALSATESLTLLSTGTSTAVAPGLPTFNKFVLMKAVEPKSKADENTPPGSEGSAIAGVADSGSATRMQLSKLVTSLPSWALLTNHLKSTGSFPFPYVLEPLGASPSETSKLQQLVEKIDRQGAVAVASTASGAPTTSAPAPSSSASGPNQCVICLRVLSCPRALRLHYGQHGGERPFKCKVCGRAFSTRGNLRAHFVGHKTSPAARAQNSCPICQKKFTNAVTLQQHVRMHLGGQIPNGGSTLSEGGGAAQENSSEQSTASGPGSFPQPQSQQPSPEEEMSEEEEEDEEEEEDVTDEDSLAGRGSESGGEKAISVRGDSEEVSGAEEEVATSVAAPTTVKEMDSNEKAPQHTLPPPPPPPDNLDHPQPMEQGTSDVSGATEEEAKLEATSSPMAALTQEGEGTSTPLVEELNLPEAMKKDPGESSGRKACEVCGQSFPTQTALEEHQKTHPKDGPLFTCVFCRQGFLDRATLKKHMLLAHHQVPPFAPHGPPNIATLSLVPGCSSSIPSPGLSPFPRKDDPTMP